In a genomic window of Nocardiopsis mwathae:
- a CDS encoding replication initiator, producing MRAEARPSPVERALVDRLTGEDYPVWRQQAERARFCSNPVRLAGGAVAADSATGEVRAEVDTASHPDGVLLVACGDRRASVCGSCAEVYRRDMWHLVASGIGGRMSATSSGGAGARQDTVGSVVPDTVQGHPRLFVTLTAPSFGPVHSARGGGVCRPRRDARVCVHGRALGCGLVHDADHPVVGTPICAECYDYAGAVLWNAHVGELWRRTRIAVDRALAPAAGAVLGRRVTATEIRTQVRTSYVKVSEFQRRGLVHLHAVIRLDGIDPDDRGRIVEPPVWASAGLLASAVARAVDQVAVPLPSPDGRLRVGSWGSQRDITDVSEGGPVGNTRRLAAYLAKYATKTASDAVSASSALARRIRSLHRTWLRRAVGAHLARMVETCWELGARRDLEHLNLRKWAHALGFRGHFATKSRVYSVTLGALRAARRAWRAGQREASGERDVWSLDAGHSVIFSRWAYAGRGWVKAGDAMLAEQMAREYEEARREYRELLRREKETEAADMAA from the coding sequence ATGCGCGCTGAGGCCCGGCCTTCCCCGGTGGAACGCGCACTGGTGGACCGGTTGACGGGCGAGGATTACCCGGTGTGGAGGCAGCAGGCGGAGCGGGCGCGGTTCTGCTCCAACCCGGTCCGTCTGGCTGGGGGCGCGGTTGCGGCTGATTCCGCTACGGGTGAGGTGCGTGCGGAGGTCGATACCGCGTCCCACCCTGACGGGGTGTTGCTGGTGGCGTGCGGGGACCGTCGGGCGTCGGTGTGTGGGTCGTGTGCGGAGGTCTACCGGCGCGACATGTGGCACCTGGTCGCGTCGGGGATCGGGGGCCGGATGTCGGCGACCTCGTCGGGCGGGGCGGGGGCGCGTCAGGACACGGTCGGCTCGGTGGTTCCTGACACCGTGCAGGGGCACCCCCGGCTGTTCGTGACGCTCACGGCGCCGTCGTTCGGGCCGGTGCACTCGGCGCGCGGGGGCGGGGTGTGCCGACCACGGCGGGACGCGCGCGTGTGTGTGCATGGGCGGGCGCTGGGGTGCGGGCTGGTGCACGATGCTGATCATCCGGTGGTGGGCACGCCGATCTGTGCGGAGTGCTACGACTACGCGGGTGCGGTGCTGTGGAACGCGCACGTGGGCGAGTTGTGGCGCCGTACCCGGATCGCGGTCGACCGGGCATTGGCCCCGGCAGCCGGTGCGGTGCTGGGGCGCCGGGTCACGGCCACCGAGATACGCACGCAGGTGCGCACTTCCTACGTCAAGGTCAGCGAGTTCCAGCGGCGCGGCCTGGTGCACCTGCACGCGGTCATCCGCCTGGACGGGATCGATCCCGATGACCGGGGCCGGATCGTGGAACCGCCGGTGTGGGCGTCGGCGGGGCTGCTCGCCTCGGCGGTCGCGCGGGCGGTCGACCAGGTGGCCGTGCCTCTGCCTTCTCCCGATGGCCGGTTGCGGGTGGGCTCCTGGGGTTCTCAGCGCGATATCACCGACGTCTCGGAGGGCGGGCCGGTAGGCAATACCCGCCGTCTGGCTGCCTACCTGGCGAAGTACGCGACCAAGACCGCGTCGGATGCGGTGTCGGCGTCTTCGGCTCTGGCGCGGCGGATCCGCAGTCTGCACCGCACGTGGCTGCGGCGCGCGGTGGGGGCGCATCTGGCGCGGATGGTCGAGACCTGCTGGGAGCTGGGGGCGCGCCGGGACCTGGAACACCTGAACCTGCGCAAGTGGGCGCACGCGCTCGGGTTCAGGGGGCACTTCGCGACCAAGTCGCGGGTGTACTCGGTGACCTTGGGGGCGCTGCGGGCGGCGCGCCGTGCCTGGCGCGCTGGACAGCGGGAGGCGTCCGGGGAACGCGATGTGTGGTCCCTCGACGCCGGCCACTCCGTGATCTTCAGTCGGTGGGCATACGCCGGGCGCGGGTGGGTGAAGGCCGGGGATGCCATGCTCGCCGAACAGATGGCCCGGGAGTACGAAGAGGCGCGGCGCGAGTACCGGGAACTCTTGCGGCGCGAAAAAGAAACGGAAGCGGCCGATATGGCCGCATGA
- a CDS encoding helix-turn-helix domain-containing protein translates to MKRKSEDRNDSIEFLDELWTVDDVAAYLRKPVSWVHDNHRKYFHAARVGRELRFSANEVKKWISGQIRP, encoded by the coding sequence GTGAAACGAAAAAGCGAAGATAGAAACGATTCTATCGAATTCCTTGATGAGCTGTGGACGGTCGATGATGTGGCCGCTTACCTGCGGAAACCTGTGTCGTGGGTGCACGATAACCATCGCAAGTATTTCCATGCGGCGCGCGTCGGCCGGGAACTCCGCTTCTCGGCAAATGAGGTCAAGAAATGGATCAGTGGCCAGATCCGGCCATGA
- a CDS encoding tyrosine-type recombinase/integrase — MAKKAVGWAVGTMRDGIRKTLNQTKTKAAGREVYAYKVPYRDGDGKQTSQTWDTLTQAKEFRDLVRGQKNSGILQDFKAGRITVSAWGAEWLSTIKATRRPSTHATYRTWVNRYILPELGGMTLNAVTPHDIQRAVNAWATRHGLSAWTVRLIYRACKGLFQEAADAGRIPASPCRNVRLPEVHTSEVVPFTVAEVEAIAEEITPRYRLLVVMGACLGLRIGELLGLTWDRIDLEAGTVSVDRQLQDGRLSPAKTRTSIRRVPLSQRVITELRTHRDLYPPQTVSVEQDGAPGRTEVEPVFRSPRGGMANPATVRYRFRKACTAAGLRPEVPHKLHNLRHTFASVCIEHNTSPKKIQTWMGHASISVTMDVYGHLMNSSDDSLRSAMDAAFGTDAPDSPGGPDAPAH, encoded by the coding sequence ATGGCGAAAAAGGCGGTCGGCTGGGCGGTCGGGACCATGCGCGACGGAATCCGCAAAACCCTCAACCAGACCAAGACCAAAGCCGCCGGGCGTGAGGTCTACGCCTACAAAGTGCCCTACCGCGACGGCGACGGAAAGCAGACCTCCCAGACCTGGGACACCCTGACGCAAGCCAAGGAGTTCCGGGACCTGGTGCGCGGACAGAAGAACTCGGGCATCCTCCAAGACTTCAAAGCCGGGCGCATCACCGTCTCCGCCTGGGGCGCCGAATGGCTCTCCACGATCAAGGCCACACGCAGACCCTCCACGCACGCCACCTACCGCACCTGGGTCAACCGCTACATCCTCCCCGAACTGGGCGGGATGACGCTGAACGCCGTCACCCCCCACGACATCCAGCGGGCCGTCAACGCCTGGGCGACGCGCCACGGCCTGTCCGCCTGGACGGTGCGCCTGATCTACCGGGCGTGCAAGGGCCTGTTCCAAGAAGCCGCCGACGCCGGGAGGATCCCCGCCTCCCCCTGCCGCAACGTCCGCCTTCCCGAGGTGCACACGAGTGAGGTGGTGCCCTTCACCGTCGCGGAAGTCGAGGCGATCGCCGAAGAAATCACCCCCCGCTACCGGCTACTCGTGGTCATGGGCGCCTGCCTGGGCCTGCGCATCGGCGAACTGCTCGGCCTGACCTGGGACCGGATCGACCTGGAAGCGGGCACGGTGAGTGTTGACCGCCAGCTGCAAGACGGGCGCCTGTCCCCGGCCAAGACCCGCACGTCCATCCGGCGCGTCCCGCTCTCCCAGCGGGTCATCACCGAACTGCGCACCCACCGGGACCTGTACCCGCCCCAGACGGTCAGCGTCGAACAGGACGGCGCCCCGGGGCGCACGGAGGTCGAACCGGTGTTCCGCTCCCCGCGCGGGGGGATGGCCAACCCCGCCACCGTCCGCTACCGGTTCCGCAAGGCCTGCACGGCGGCCGGGCTGCGCCCGGAGGTCCCGCACAAGCTGCACAACCTGCGCCACACCTTCGCCAGCGTCTGTATCGAGCACAACACCTCGCCGAAGAAGATTCAGACGTGGATGGGCCACGCCAGCATCTCGGTGACCATGGACGTCTACGGCCACCTGATGAACTCCTCCGACGACTCGTTGCGCTCGGCCATGGATGCCGCCTTCGGCACCGATGCCCCCGACTCCCCCGGCGGCCCCGACGCTCCGGCCCATTGA
- a CDS encoding TetR family transcriptional regulator → MTIYEINGSRWGGRGGVHFAPGPTWWSARRARGSIDLETAAPGREPRQDRSRATRQRLLAAAVECLSDIGFSGATVGAVARRAGVSRGAAQHHFRTREDLLTAALLHMSENRLAELRRRAADLPEGGARTGAVVEMLVDAYTGPEFAAALQLWAAAASDPALRAHVIPLEEHVGREAHRTAVELLGADERAPGVREAVQATLDLARGLGLADLLTDDEPRRRGVVRQWTRMLEQALAP, encoded by the coding sequence ATGACAATCTACGAGATCAACGGAAGCAGGTGGGGCGGCCGCGGCGGTGTACATTTTGCTCCAGGTCCGACCTGGTGGTCTGCGAGGAGAGCGAGGGGGAGCATCGACCTCGAAACGGCGGCGCCGGGGCGGGAGCCGCGCCAGGACCGCAGCCGCGCCACCCGGCAGCGGCTGCTGGCCGCGGCCGTGGAGTGCCTCTCCGACATCGGCTTCTCCGGCGCGACCGTGGGCGCCGTGGCCCGGCGCGCCGGGGTGTCGCGGGGCGCGGCCCAGCACCACTTCCGCACCCGGGAGGACCTGCTCACCGCAGCGCTGCTGCACATGAGCGAGAACCGGCTGGCCGAGCTCCGCCGACGCGCCGCCGACCTGCCCGAGGGCGGCGCCCGCACCGGCGCCGTGGTCGAGATGCTCGTCGACGCCTACACCGGACCGGAGTTCGCGGCCGCCCTCCAGCTGTGGGCGGCCGCCGCCAGCGACCCCGCGCTGCGCGCCCACGTCATCCCGCTGGAGGAGCACGTGGGCCGGGAGGCGCACCGCACCGCCGTCGAGCTGCTCGGTGCCGACGAGCGTGCGCCCGGCGTGCGCGAGGCCGTGCAGGCCACCCTCGACCTGGCACGCGGCCTGGGCCTGGCCGACCTGCTCACCGACGACGAGCCGCGGCGGCGCGGCGTCGTCCGCCAGTGGACCCGGATGCTGGAGCAGGCCCTGGCCCCCTGA
- a CDS encoding phosphoketolase family protein — translation MTEASTAPNTEPLGPDELRGVDLYWRAANYLSVGQIYLLDNPLLWEPLRPEHIKPRLLGHWGTTPGLSFVYSHLSRQVKLRDLDMIWIVGPGHGGPAAVATAWLDGTFTETYPDVPQDVEGMRRLFKQFSFPGGVPSHVAPEVPGSIHEGGELGYALSHAYGAAMDNPDLIVAAVVGDGEAETGPLAGSWLANRFADPARDGAVLPILHLNGYKIANPAVLARIPEGDLVKMLEGYGYRPYIVSGDDPEAMHQLMAATLDTVLGEIAAIRRQAREEGATGPVRWPMIVLRTPKGWTGPSLVDGEQVEGTWRSHQVPLTAVRDNPEHLRLLENWLRSYGPEELFDVAGTPNPRTTALVPDGPRRISANPHANGGLLLKDLTLPDYRRHAVDVPAPAVRSVGATGVLGGFLRDVMRANPTTFRIMGPDETASNRLGAVFDVTDRAWSLDRLPTDDHLAPDGRVMEVLSEHLCQGWLEGYLLTGRHGLFNSYEAFVHIVDSMFNQHAKWLKITRGLPWRRPIASLNYLLSSHVWRQDHNGFSHQDPGFLDHVVNKKPEIIRVYLPPDANTLLHTADRCLRMRDTVNVIVAGKQPALTYLTMEQAVAHCTRGAGIWEWASTDAGTEPDVVLACAGDVPTLETLAAARLLRHHLPELKVRVVNVVDLMRLVPVEEHPHGLIESDFDTLFTADKPIIFAFHGYPWLIHRLTYRRNGHDNLHVRGYKEEGSTTTPFDMVLRNDLDRFHLVIDVIDRIPGLAVRAAHLRQRMLAERLRCHEYAREHGEDPADISDWTWSS, via the coding sequence ATGACCGAAGCGAGTACGGCACCGAACACCGAACCCCTGGGGCCCGACGAACTGCGCGGGGTCGACCTCTACTGGCGGGCCGCCAACTACCTGTCCGTCGGGCAGATCTACCTCCTGGACAACCCGCTGCTGTGGGAGCCGCTGCGCCCCGAGCACATCAAGCCGCGGCTGCTCGGGCACTGGGGCACCACCCCCGGCCTGTCCTTCGTCTACTCCCACCTGTCGCGGCAGGTGAAGCTGCGCGACCTCGACATGATCTGGATCGTCGGCCCGGGGCACGGCGGCCCCGCCGCGGTCGCCACCGCGTGGCTCGACGGCACCTTCACCGAGACCTACCCCGACGTCCCGCAGGACGTCGAGGGCATGCGCCGCCTGTTCAAGCAGTTCTCCTTCCCGGGCGGCGTTCCCAGCCACGTCGCGCCGGAGGTGCCCGGGTCCATCCACGAGGGCGGCGAGCTGGGTTACGCGCTCTCGCACGCCTACGGGGCGGCCATGGACAACCCCGACCTGATCGTGGCCGCCGTCGTCGGGGACGGCGAGGCCGAGACCGGGCCGCTGGCCGGGAGCTGGCTGGCCAACCGGTTCGCCGACCCCGCCCGCGACGGCGCGGTGCTGCCGATCCTGCACCTCAACGGCTACAAGATCGCCAACCCGGCCGTGCTGGCCCGCATCCCCGAGGGGGACCTGGTCAAGATGCTGGAGGGCTACGGCTACCGGCCCTACATCGTCTCGGGCGACGACCCCGAGGCGATGCACCAGCTGATGGCGGCCACCCTCGACACCGTCCTCGGCGAGATCGCCGCCATCCGCCGCCAGGCCCGCGAGGAGGGCGCCACCGGGCCCGTGCGCTGGCCGATGATCGTCCTGCGCACGCCCAAGGGGTGGACCGGGCCCTCCCTGGTCGACGGTGAGCAGGTCGAGGGCACGTGGCGCTCGCACCAGGTCCCCCTGACCGCGGTCCGGGACAACCCCGAGCACCTGCGGCTGCTGGAGAACTGGCTGCGCTCCTATGGCCCGGAGGAACTGTTCGACGTCGCCGGGACGCCGAACCCGCGGACCACCGCGCTGGTCCCGGACGGCCCGCGGCGGATCAGCGCCAACCCGCACGCCAACGGCGGGCTGCTGCTCAAGGACCTGACCCTGCCCGACTACCGGCGGCACGCGGTCGACGTGCCCGCCCCGGCCGTCCGCAGTGTCGGCGCCACCGGTGTGCTCGGCGGCTTCCTGCGCGACGTCATGCGGGCCAACCCCACCACGTTCCGGATCATGGGGCCCGACGAGACGGCCTCCAACCGACTGGGCGCGGTGTTCGACGTGACCGACCGGGCGTGGTCGCTGGACCGGCTGCCGACCGACGACCACCTCGCCCCGGACGGCCGCGTCATGGAGGTCCTCAGCGAGCACCTGTGCCAGGGCTGGCTGGAGGGGTACCTGCTGACCGGGCGGCACGGCCTGTTCAACAGCTACGAGGCGTTCGTGCACATCGTCGACTCGATGTTCAACCAGCACGCCAAGTGGCTGAAGATCACCCGCGGCCTGCCCTGGCGGCGGCCGATCGCCTCGCTGAACTACCTGCTCAGCTCGCACGTGTGGCGCCAGGACCACAACGGGTTCAGCCACCAGGACCCCGGCTTCCTCGACCACGTCGTCAACAAGAAGCCGGAGATCATCCGGGTGTACCTGCCGCCGGACGCCAACACGCTGCTGCACACCGCCGACCGCTGCCTGCGCATGCGCGACACCGTCAACGTCATCGTGGCCGGCAAGCAGCCGGCGCTCACCTACCTGACCATGGAGCAAGCCGTCGCGCACTGCACGCGCGGCGCCGGGATCTGGGAGTGGGCCAGCACGGACGCTGGCACCGAACCCGACGTGGTGCTGGCGTGCGCGGGTGACGTGCCGACACTGGAGACGCTGGCCGCCGCCCGGCTGCTCCGCCACCACCTGCCCGAGCTCAAGGTGCGGGTGGTCAACGTCGTCGACCTCATGCGGCTGGTGCCCGTCGAAGAGCACCCGCACGGGCTCATCGAGAGCGACTTCGACACGCTGTTCACCGCGGACAAGCCCATCATCTTCGCGTTCCACGGCTACCCGTGGCTGATCCACCGGCTCACCTACCGCCGCAACGGCCACGACAACCTGCACGTCCGCGGGTACAAGGAGGAGGGCAGCACCACCACACCCTTCGACATGGTGCTGCGCAACGACCTGGACCGCTTCCACCTGGTCATCGACGTCATCGACCGCATCCCCGGGCTCGCCGTTCGCGCCGCCCACCTGCGCCAGCGGATGCTGGCCGAGCGGCTGCGCTGCCACGAGTACGCCCGTGAGCACGGCGAGGACCCGGCCGACATCAGCGACTGGACCTGGTCCTCCTGA
- a CDS encoding acyl-CoA dehydrogenase family protein, protein MTDRNARVDGDVLRELLDGRWAHVRRQARDLLRGDDFAPVAGLGMADHRERVLDRLKAIAATEVPGYGFPAAQGGADDVGASVVAFEMLVCDLSLMVKVGVQWGLFGGAIHALGTERHHAEYLPRVISLDLPGCFAMTETGHGSDVQRLRTTATYDPDTEEFVVHTPDESARKDYIGNAARDGRMAVVFAQLITGGQSHGVHALMVPLRHASGTPLPGVRIEDCGPKAGLNGVDNGRITFDHVRVPRTALLDRYGSVARDGTYSSPIDNPNRRFFTMLGTLVRGRISVAGGSGTATKAALAIALRYADTRRQFERSGTGEEVVLLDYLAHQRRLLPALARTFALHFAQEELVSRLHDSQTGRVPLDEHDQRELESRAAGLKAIATWHATRTIQTCREACGGAGYLQENRLPQLKADTDVFTTFEGDNTVLLQLVAKGLLTDYRDAFGDLDPLPMARLVARQFLGAVIERTAARSVIERLVSAAPGRGEEADLYDRGWQLALLEDREKHIVEGLARRLRRAGSEGADAFEVFNGAQDHVLAAGRAHVDRVVLEAFVAGIDRCPEGGTRVLLDRLCDLYVLSVVEEDRAWFLEHERLSASRAKAVTQAVNTLCRGLRPHAVDLVEGFGLLDEWLAAPIALGAESARQDMQRRAHHPR, encoded by the coding sequence ATGACCGACCGGAACGCGCGCGTCGACGGCGACGTCCTGCGCGAACTGCTCGACGGACGCTGGGCGCACGTGCGGCGCCAGGCCAGGGACCTGCTGCGCGGGGACGACTTCGCCCCCGTGGCCGGGCTCGGCATGGCCGACCATCGCGAGCGCGTCCTTGACCGGCTCAAGGCGATCGCGGCGACGGAGGTGCCCGGATACGGCTTCCCCGCGGCCCAGGGGGGAGCCGACGACGTGGGTGCCTCGGTCGTCGCCTTCGAGATGCTGGTGTGCGACCTGTCGCTGATGGTGAAGGTCGGCGTGCAGTGGGGGCTGTTCGGGGGCGCCATCCACGCCCTGGGCACCGAGCGCCACCACGCCGAGTACCTGCCCCGGGTGATCTCGCTCGACCTGCCCGGATGCTTCGCCATGACCGAGACCGGACACGGATCGGACGTGCAGCGGCTGCGCACCACCGCCACCTACGACCCTGACACCGAGGAGTTCGTCGTCCACACGCCCGACGAGTCGGCGCGCAAGGACTACATCGGCAACGCGGCGCGCGACGGCCGGATGGCGGTGGTCTTCGCCCAGCTCATCACCGGCGGCCAGAGCCACGGCGTGCACGCGCTGATGGTGCCGCTGCGCCACGCGTCGGGTACGCCGCTGCCGGGGGTGCGCATCGAGGACTGCGGCCCCAAAGCGGGGCTCAACGGGGTCGACAACGGGCGGATCACGTTCGACCACGTGCGGGTGCCGCGCACCGCCCTGCTGGACCGCTACGGCTCCGTCGCGCGCGACGGCACCTACTCCTCCCCCATCGACAACCCCAACCGCCGGTTCTTCACCATGCTGGGCACGCTGGTGCGCGGCCGGATCAGCGTCGCGGGCGGATCGGGGACGGCGACCAAGGCGGCGCTGGCGATCGCCCTGCGCTATGCCGACACCCGCCGCCAGTTCGAGCGGTCGGGTACCGGCGAGGAGGTCGTGCTGCTGGACTACCTCGCCCACCAGCGCCGCCTGCTGCCCGCGCTGGCGCGCACCTTCGCCCTGCACTTCGCCCAGGAGGAGCTGGTCTCCCGCCTGCACGACAGCCAGACCGGGCGGGTGCCGCTCGACGAGCACGACCAGCGCGAGCTGGAGTCGCGCGCAGCCGGCCTGAAGGCGATCGCCACCTGGCACGCCACCCGCACCATCCAGACCTGCCGCGAGGCGTGCGGCGGCGCCGGGTACCTGCAGGAGAACCGGCTGCCCCAGCTCAAGGCCGACACCGACGTCTTCACGACGTTCGAGGGCGACAACACCGTGCTGCTGCAGCTGGTCGCCAAGGGCCTGCTGACCGACTACCGGGACGCGTTCGGCGACCTCGACCCCCTGCCCATGGCCCGCCTGGTGGCCCGGCAGTTCCTGGGCGCGGTCATCGAGCGCACCGCCGCCCGGTCGGTGATCGAGCGCCTGGTCAGTGCCGCGCCCGGGCGGGGCGAGGAGGCCGACCTCTACGACCGCGGGTGGCAGCTCGCGCTGCTGGAGGACCGTGAGAAGCACATCGTGGAGGGCCTGGCGCGACGGCTGCGCCGGGCGGGCTCGGAGGGCGCCGACGCGTTCGAGGTGTTCAACGGCGCCCAGGACCACGTGCTGGCGGCCGGGCGCGCGCACGTCGACCGGGTGGTGCTGGAGGCGTTCGTCGCGGGCATCGACCGCTGCCCGGAGGGTGGCACCCGGGTGCTGCTGGACCGGCTGTGCGACCTGTACGTGCTGTCGGTGGTGGAGGAGGATCGCGCCTGGTTCCTGGAGCACGAGCGCCTGTCGGCGTCGCGCGCCAAGGCGGTGACGCAGGCGGTGAACACGCTGTGCCGGGGGCTGCGGCCGCACGCCGTCGACCTCGTGGAGGGTTTCGGCCTGCTCGACGAGTGGCTGGCGGCCCCCATCGCCCTGGGAGCGGAGTCCGCCCGCCAGGACATGCAGCGGCGCGCCCACCACCCCCGGTGA
- the egtA gene encoding ergothioneine biosynthesis glutamate--cysteine ligase EgtA — protein MVYLAKSDVRDYVHGICFKTGPPGRVGAEAEWLVTDPNRPDRSVPLTLLSDLVEEAGPPPSGSAVTYEPGGQLELSSPPLPGPASAHSALTTDLAHIGKHLHDAGLRLDGLGLDPRRPPVRQLTLPRYTAMERFFTEGGGAAGRTMMCSTASLQVCVDIGADPADTERRWRLVHALGPLLVAAFANSPVWRGRDTGWRCARWAVWAGIDASRTRPVPLDDPAEAWTRYALDARVMAIRRDDGPWLCSPGITFGQWLETRLPRPPTHDDLVYHLSTLFPPVRPRGHLELRMIDAVPEPWWPVPIAVVAALVDDPAAADAATAAIDRLPHGTGPAAWLTAARDSLTDPGLAACARACFAAASEALARMGAARLVPIVDAYRERYVERGRCPADDMLAHAGQGAV, from the coding sequence ATGGTGTACCTCGCCAAGTCCGACGTCCGCGACTACGTCCACGGCATCTGCTTCAAGACCGGCCCGCCCGGGCGGGTGGGCGCCGAAGCCGAATGGCTCGTCACCGACCCGAACCGGCCCGACCGATCCGTACCCCTGACCCTGCTATCGGACCTCGTCGAAGAGGCGGGGCCGCCGCCCAGCGGCAGCGCCGTCACCTACGAACCCGGAGGGCAGCTGGAGCTCAGCTCGCCGCCACTCCCGGGACCCGCGTCCGCGCATTCCGCGCTCACCACCGATCTCGCCCACATCGGCAAGCACCTGCACGACGCCGGGCTCCGGCTGGACGGGCTCGGCCTGGACCCGCGCCGCCCGCCCGTCCGGCAGCTCACCCTGCCCCGCTACACCGCCATGGAGCGGTTCTTCACCGAGGGCGGCGGGGCCGCCGGCCGCACCATGATGTGCAGCACCGCATCCCTGCAGGTCTGCGTCGACATCGGGGCCGACCCCGCCGACACCGAACGGCGCTGGAGGCTCGTCCACGCCCTGGGCCCGCTGCTCGTCGCGGCGTTCGCCAACTCGCCCGTCTGGCGGGGGCGCGACACCGGCTGGCGCTGCGCGCGCTGGGCGGTGTGGGCGGGCATCGACGCCTCGCGTACCCGCCCCGTCCCCCTGGACGACCCGGCCGAGGCGTGGACGCGCTACGCGCTCGACGCCCGCGTCATGGCCATCCGCCGCGACGACGGGCCCTGGCTGTGCTCGCCCGGCATCACCTTCGGGCAGTGGCTGGAGACCCGGCTGCCGCGCCCGCCCACCCACGACGACCTCGTCTACCACCTGAGCACGCTCTTCCCACCGGTGCGCCCCCGCGGCCACCTCGAACTGCGGATGATCGACGCCGTCCCCGAACCGTGGTGGCCGGTACCCATCGCCGTCGTCGCCGCCTTGGTCGACGACCCCGCCGCGGCCGACGCCGCGACCGCGGCCATCGACCGGCTGCCGCACGGCACCGGGCCCGCGGCCTGGCTGACCGCCGCCCGCGACTCCCTCACCGACCCCGGCCTGGCCGCCTGTGCCCGCGCCTGCTTCGCCGCGGCCAGCGAGGCCCTGGCCCGCATGGGCGCCGCCCGACTCGTGCCCATCGTCGACGCCTACCGTGAACGCTACGTCGAGCGCGGCCGCTGCCCGGCCGACGACATGCTCGCCCACGCCGGACAAGGAGCGGTATGA
- the egtB gene encoding ergothioneine biosynthesis protein EgtB, with protein MTENPDTTPAADSAALRERIAAELDRGRRRSRGLTVGVLDEDDLVAQHSPLMSPLVWDLAHVGNYEEQWLVRAAAGQEALRPDIDGLYDAFENPRAERVTLPLLRPREAEDYNAQVRRRVLDALEHASFDSGSALLDGGFVYHMVIQHEHQHDETMLSTHQLRRGEPVLGVGAPPPPPPAAPPDRDEVLIEAGPFTMGTDDDPWAYDNERGAHTVDLPAYWIDTRAVTNAAHMDFIADGGYDDRRWWSEAGWTWRMRGGKRAPAFWRLDAGQWLRRRFGRVEPVPPDEPVQHVCFHEAEAHARWAGKRLPTEAEWEKAARHDPATGTSRRFPWGTEEPAGHHANLGQRLLHPTPAGTFPGGTAPCGAQQMLGDVWEWTGSDLTGYPGFRAFPYPEYSQVFFGGDYKVLRGGSWATHPTAVRGTFRNWDHPVRRQIFCGFRLARDAGKEGR; from the coding sequence ATGACCGAGAACCCGGACACCACGCCGGCCGCCGACTCCGCCGCCCTGCGCGAGCGCATCGCCGCCGAACTCGACCGGGGGCGGCGCCGCAGCCGGGGGCTGACCGTCGGGGTCCTCGACGAGGACGACCTGGTCGCCCAGCACTCCCCGCTGATGTCGCCGCTGGTGTGGGACCTCGCCCACGTCGGCAACTACGAGGAGCAGTGGCTGGTGCGCGCCGCGGCCGGGCAGGAGGCGCTGCGCCCCGACATCGACGGCCTCTACGACGCCTTCGAGAACCCGCGCGCCGAGCGGGTCACCCTGCCGCTGCTGCGCCCGCGCGAGGCCGAGGACTACAACGCCCAGGTGCGGCGGCGCGTCCTGGACGCGCTGGAGCACGCCTCCTTCGACTCCGGCTCGGCGCTGCTCGACGGCGGATTCGTCTACCACATGGTCATCCAGCACGAGCACCAGCACGACGAGACCATGCTCTCCACCCACCAGCTGAGGCGCGGCGAGCCGGTGCTGGGCGTCGGCGCACCGCCCCCGCCGCCGCCCGCGGCGCCGCCCGACCGGGACGAGGTACTGATCGAGGCCGGGCCGTTCACCATGGGCACCGACGACGACCCCTGGGCCTACGACAACGAGCGCGGCGCGCACACCGTCGACCTCCCCGCGTACTGGATCGACACCCGGGCCGTCACCAACGCCGCCCACATGGACTTCATCGCCGATGGCGGCTACGACGACCGGCGCTGGTGGAGCGAGGCCGGCTGGACCTGGCGGATGCGCGGCGGCAAGCGCGCCCCGGCGTTCTGGCGGCTGGACGCCGGGCAGTGGCTGCGCCGCCGGTTCGGCCGCGTGGAGCCGGTGCCGCCGGATGAGCCCGTGCAGCACGTGTGCTTCCACGAGGCCGAGGCGCACGCCCGCTGGGCCGGCAAGCGCCTGCCCACCGAGGCCGAGTGGGAGAAGGCGGCCCGCCACGATCCCGCCACCGGAACGTCGCGGCGTTTCCCGTGGGGAACCGAGGAACCCGCCGGCCACCACGCCAACCTGGGCCAACGATTGCTGCACCCCACCCCCGCCGGGACGTTTCCGGGCGGCACGGCGCCGTGCGGGGCCCAGCAGATGCTCGGCGACGTGTGGGAGTGGACGGGCTCCGACCTCACCGGCTACCCGGGCTTCCGGGCGTTCCCCTACCCCGAGTACTCCCAGGTGTTCTTCGGCGGCGACTACAAGGTCCTGCGCGGCGGCTCCTGGGCCACCCACCCCACCGCGGTCCGCGGCACCTTCCGCAACTGGGACCACCCGGTCCGCCGGCAGATCTTCTGCGGTTTCCGGCTGGCCCGCGACGCCGGGAAGGAGGGTCGCTGA